One genomic region from Sulfurimonas sp. encodes:
- a CDS encoding glutamine--tRNA ligase/YqeY domain fusion protein, protein MNESKNFLSTIVEEDLKSGKYKEIVTRFPPEPNGFPHIGHAKSIFINFGIASDYNGHCNLRMDDTNPTKEDTKYVEALSSAVEWLGFDWGANVYFTSDYFHKLYDYAVQLIKMDKAYVDSLNEEEIREYRGTVTDSGKRSKYAMRSVEENLDLFERMKKGEFKDGEHVLRAKIDMSAANMKMRDPLLYRIRHAHHFRAGNEWSIYPMYDFAHCLSDYIEGISHSICTLEFENNRDIYNWVLDTLGLELPRPYQHEFARLNINYTVMSKRKLLELVKGGQVSGWDDPRLPTIAGYRRRGYTPESILNFCNQIGIAKANSMVDVAQLEFCIRDDLNKKVPRVMCVLDPLKVTIENYEGSEEIEAPYYPHDVPKEGTRAIPFSREIYIERDDFNENPPKDYFRLTPTQSVRLRHGFIISCKEVIKDDNGNIIEIKVEYYPDSKSGSDTSGIKVKSAIQWVDAKTSKTVEVRLYDRLYSCEAPEGIEDLNPDSLQVIKNALVEPAVIIEKPDERFQFERQGYFYADPIDYTDEKPVFNKIVSLKDSWAKKTKVTKPASKPQDKKVQVVGEEVAMSEEQKILFDKYTNELGLNSEVSNILARDEELSSYYEITLSILNSPISLANIVTNEVARELKEILTYQLMFSPKQIADLVKMIDDGIISNKIAKQVFEEMVESGKNPSVIVEDKGLVQISDPSKILPIIDEVIKNNPENVAKFKAGNTKLLGFFVGQVLKSTGGKANPKIVNELVAQKLKFN, encoded by the coding sequence ATGAATGAGAGCAAAAATTTTTTAAGTACAATAGTTGAAGAGGACTTAAAGTCTGGTAAGTATAAAGAGATTGTCACAAGATTTCCTCCAGAGCCTAATGGATTCCCCCATATTGGACATGCTAAGTCTATTTTTATAAATTTTGGTATTGCTAGTGATTATAATGGTCACTGTAACCTTAGAATGGATGATACTAATCCAACTAAAGAAGACACAAAATATGTTGAGGCTCTTTCAAGTGCTGTAGAGTGGCTTGGATTTGACTGGGGTGCTAATGTATATTTTACTTCTGATTACTTCCATAAACTATATGATTACGCTGTACAACTTATTAAAATGGATAAAGCATATGTTGATTCACTTAATGAAGAAGAGATTCGCGAATATCGTGGTACTGTTACAGACTCAGGAAAACGCAGTAAATATGCCATGCGTAGTGTTGAGGAAAATTTAGACCTTTTTGAGAGAATGAAAAAGGGTGAATTTAAAGATGGTGAACATGTACTAAGAGCTAAGATTGATATGAGTGCTGCTAATATGAAAATGAGAGATCCTCTTTTATATCGCATACGACACGCACATCATTTTAGAGCAGGGAATGAGTGGTCTATTTATCCAATGTATGACTTTGCTCATTGCTTATCTGATTATATTGAAGGTATTTCTCACTCTATTTGTACACTAGAGTTTGAAAATAACCGTGATATATATAATTGGGTACTTGATACTCTTGGGCTTGAGTTGCCACGCCCTTATCAGCATGAGTTTGCACGATTGAATATTAACTATACGGTTATGAGTAAAAGAAAACTTTTAGAACTAGTAAAAGGTGGACAAGTTAGTGGCTGGGATGACCCTCGTTTACCTACAATTGCTGGATATAGAAGAAGAGGTTATACTCCTGAGTCTATTTTAAACTTTTGCAATCAAATAGGTATAGCAAAAGCAAACTCAATGGTTGATGTTGCACAACTTGAATTTTGTATAAGAGATGATTTAAATAAAAAAGTACCACGCGTGATGTGTGTGCTAGACCCACTAAAAGTAACTATCGAAAATTATGAGGGTAGTGAAGAGATTGAAGCTCCATATTATCCGCATGATGTACCAAAAGAGGGTACAAGAGCGATACCTTTTTCTCGTGAGATTTATATTGAACGCGATGATTTTAATGAGAACCCTCCAAAAGATTATTTTCGTCTTACTCCTACGCAGTCTGTACGACTTAGACACGGATTTATCATCTCTTGTAAGGAAGTGATTAAAGATGATAATGGAAATATTATAGAGATAAAAGTAGAGTATTATCCTGACTCTAAAAGTGGTTCAGACACTAGTGGTATCAAAGTAAAAAGTGCTATTCAATGGGTAGATGCAAAGACTTCTAAAACAGTAGAGGTAAGACTTTATGACAGACTGTATTCTTGTGAAGCTCCTGAAGGTATTGAAGATTTAAATCCAGATTCTTTACAAGTTATAAAAAATGCTCTTGTTGAACCTGCTGTGATAATTGAAAAACCAGATGAGAGATTTCAGTTTGAAAGACAGGGTTATTTTTATGCAGATCCTATTGATTACACTGATGAAAAACCTGTATTTAATAAAATTGTATCTCTTAAAGATTCTTGGGCTAAAAAGACAAAAGTGACAAAACCTGCATCTAAGCCTCAAGATAAAAAAGTACAAGTAGTTGGTGAAGAAGTAGCTATGAGTGAAGAGCAGAAAATATTATTTGATAAGTACACTAACGAACTTGGACTAAATAGTGAAGTATCTAATATTTTAGCTCGTGATGAAGAACTTTCTTCGTATTATGAAATCACTCTATCTATTCTTAACAGCCCTATAAGTCTAGCTAATATTGTGACAAATGAGGTAGCTAGAGAGCTAAAGGAGATTCTTACATATCAGTTAATGTTTAGTCCTAAACAGATAGCCGACCTTGTTAAAATGATTGATGATGGAATTATTTCAAATAAAATCGCAAAACAAGTATTTGAAGAGATGGTCGAAAGTGGAAAAAATCCAAGCGTAATAGTTGAAGATAAAGGACTTGTTCAGATAAGTGACCCCTCTAAAATCTTGCCTATTATTGATGAAGTAATTAAAAATAATCCAGAAAATGTGGCTAAGTTTAAAGCAGGAAACACTAAACTTTTAGGATTTTTTGTCGGACAAGTCCTAAAAAGTACTGGTGGAAAAGCGAACCCAAAAATTGTGAATGAACTTGTTGCACAGAAGTTAAAATTTAATTAG
- the groL gene encoding chaperonin GroEL (60 kDa chaperone family; promotes refolding of misfolded polypeptides especially under stressful conditions; forms two stacked rings of heptamers to form a barrel-shaped 14mer; ends can be capped by GroES; misfolded proteins enter the barrel where they are refolded when GroES binds) produces MAKEIIFSDDARNSLARGVAKLTDAVKVTMGPRGRNVLIQKSYGAPIITKDGVSVAREIELKDKLEDMGAQLVKEVASNTADEAGDGTTTATILANAIFSEGLRNITAGANPVEVKRGMDKACTAILENLKASSRTVSGKKDIAQVATISANSDHDIGNMIADAMEKVGQDGVITVEEAKGISDELDVVEGMQFDRGYLSPYFITNTEKMTAEIENPWILLADSKISSLKDLLPVLEQVQKTSRPLLIIAEDVEGEALSTLVVNKLRGVLNISAVKAPGFGDRRKAMLQDIATLTAGTVISEETGHTIEGADIALLGQAARVVIDKDNTVIVDGAGTQDAVKARISEIKTQLEATTSEYDKEKLQERLAKLSGGVAVIKVGAATETEMKEKKDRVDDALSATKAAVEEGIIIGGGAALVHAASKVSLSLEGDQLIGCEIILRAVKAPIKQIAENAGYDTGVVVNAVDNAKDKNTGFNAATGEYVDMFKEGIIDPLKVARVALLNATSVSSLLLTTEAAIFEIPENNPAPDMGGGMPPQMGGMPGMGM; encoded by the coding sequence ATGGCAAAAGAAATAATATTTTCAGATGATGCAAGAAATTCACTTGCTCGTGGTGTTGCAAAACTTACAGATGCAGTAAAAGTAACTATGGGACCAAGAGGTCGTAATGTTTTGATTCAAAAAAGTTATGGCGCTCCTATAATCACTAAAGATGGTGTTTCAGTAGCAAGAGAGATAGAACTTAAAGATAAGTTGGAAGATATGGGTGCTCAACTTGTAAAAGAAGTAGCATCTAACACTGCTGATGAAGCCGGAGATGGAACAACAACAGCAACTATTTTAGCAAATGCTATATTTAGTGAAGGACTTAGAAACATAACTGCTGGAGCAAACCCTGTTGAAGTAAAACGAGGAATGGATAAAGCTTGTACTGCTATTTTAGAAAATCTAAAAGCATCTTCAAGAACAGTTAGCGGTAAAAAAGATATAGCCCAAGTAGCTACTATTTCTGCAAATTCTGATCATGATATTGGTAATATGATTGCTGACGCGATGGAAAAAGTTGGTCAAGATGGTGTTATTACTGTTGAAGAAGCTAAGGGTATTTCTGATGAGCTTGATGTTGTTGAAGGTATGCAGTTTGACCGTGGTTACTTAAGCCCATACTTCATTACAAACACTGAAAAAATGACAGCTGAGATAGAAAATCCTTGGATTTTACTAGCAGATAGCAAAATTTCTTCACTTAAAGATTTACTTCCAGTTTTAGAACAAGTTCAAAAAACTTCTCGTCCACTTCTAATCATCGCTGAAGATGTAGAAGGCGAAGCACTCTCAACTTTAGTTGTAAATAAACTTCGTGGTGTATTAAATATCTCTGCTGTTAAAGCTCCAGGTTTTGGCGATAGAAGAAAAGCTATGCTTCAAGATATAGCAACACTTACAGCGGGAACTGTTATCTCTGAAGAAACAGGGCATACTATTGAAGGTGCTGACATAGCACTTCTTGGTCAAGCTGCTCGTGTTGTAATCGACAAAGACAATACTGTTATAGTAGATGGAGCAGGGACACAAGACGCTGTTAAAGCTAGAATATCTGAAATCAAAACTCAACTAGAAGCAACAACAAGTGAGTATGACAAAGAAAAACTTCAAGAGCGTTTAGCAAAACTTTCAGGTGGTGTGGCAGTTATTAAAGTTGGTGCTGCAACTGAAACTGAAATGAAAGAGAAAAAAGACAGAGTTGATGATGCCCTTAGTGCAACAAAAGCTGCTGTTGAAGAAGGTATTATTATTGGTGGTGGAGCGGCACTTGTTCACGCTGCGTCAAAAGTTTCATTGAGTCTTGAAGGTGACCAACTCATAGGATGTGAAATCATTCTTCGCGCTGTAAAAGCACCAATCAAACAAATAGCTGAAAATGCTGGTTATGACACAGGTGTTGTTGTTAATGCAGTTGATAATGCTAAAGACAAAAACACAGGTTTTAATGCTGCTACTGGTGAGTATGTTGATATGTTTAAAGAAGGAATCATAGACCCACTAAAAGTTGCTCGTGTAGCACTTTTAAACGCAACATCAGTTTCATCTTTACTTCTTACAACAGAAGCTGCAATATTTGAAATACCAGAAAATAACCCAGCCCCAGACATGGGTGGTGGAATGCCTCCACAAATGGGTGGAATGCCTGGCATGGGAATGTAA
- the groES gene encoding co-chaperone GroES: MNFQPLGKRVLVKRVEEATTTASGIIIPDSATEKPSQAEVVAVSKEVSEIKNGDIVLFGKYSGNEVTLKNEKYLVIDTDDIFGIIG; this comes from the coding sequence ATGAACTTTCAACCCTTAGGAAAAAGAGTTTTAGTAAAAAGAGTAGAAGAAGCAACTACAACTGCTTCAGGAATAATCATACCAGATAGTGCAACAGAAAAGCCTTCTCAAGCAGAAGTTGTAGCAGTTAGCAAAGAAGTTAGTGAGATAAAAAATGGTGACATTGTTTTATTTGGCAAGTATTCAGGTAATGAAGTAACTTTAAAAAATGAAAAATATTTAGTAATAGATACAGATGATATTTTTGGCATTATTGGCTAA
- a CDS encoding ParA family protein: protein MNKLLEKLLSKLPYVIFFAHQKGGSGKSTTCMNVSTELSKKFTTTFIDFDNLQQMTKYNNNREEPMNSVVIKDEKELEQFLRNDKGLTIIDSGGYDSDLSRVILLLADMIIIPMSDSDNDIDGFGEFAHLIEKTFEIRTDSKAFVLINRIHHADKSTHRDLTKYVENTIINVFDTVVRDNKLHKRLLSTGQNVVEKQFFSKPSKEIQSLVQEIIEKA from the coding sequence ATGAATAAACTACTTGAGAAGTTATTAAGTAAGTTACCTTATGTAATTTTCTTCGCTCATCAAAAAGGGGGTAGTGGAAAAAGTACAACTTGTATGAATGTTTCTACTGAGTTATCTAAAAAATTTACAACTACATTCATAGACTTTGACAATTTACAGCAAATGACAAAGTATAACAATAATAGAGAAGAACCTATGAATAGTGTTGTAATTAAGGATGAAAAAGAACTAGAGCAGTTCTTGCGTAATGATAAAGGTCTTACGATAATCGATTCAGGTGGTTACGACAGTGATCTTTCTAGAGTTATACTACTACTTGCTGATATGATTATTATACCCATGTCAGATAGTGATAATGATATAGATGGTTTCGGAGAATTTGCTCATCTAATAGAAAAAACTTTTGAGATTAGAACAGATTCCAAAGCATTTGTTTTAATTAATCGTATTCATCACGCTGATAAATCAACACATAGAGACTTAACAAAATATGTAGAAAATACTATAATCAATGTATTTGATACTGTAGTTAGAGATAACAAGTTGCATAAAAGATTATTATCAACTGGGCAAAATGTTGTAGAAAAACAATTTTTTAGTAAACCATCTAAAGAGATTCAATCTTTAGTTCAAGAAATTATAGAAAAGGCATAA
- a CDS encoding relaxase/mobilization nuclease domain-containing protein has protein sequence MSLAQEYEEYDRAGKKAKASRSKIMYFKSLAQSQISYYDGVPTPVVFKIIKSVDKATGKTNRNVGYSTMKALDYLARDVDELNEDEALDKIEQMEQDRPDFLDKNLVLECDDGRKLESKQDRLILYNEWKETFTNRKNGKDFEHILLSTKETPGTHDKEILDAARQTLSKQFAKDGYNYIFVLHRDTEHTHVHAIVRVHNAMEDKRLDIKKDDINKVKDTFASELRSRGLNYENFINFNKILGINSQLKYLQHNDLSWFQSNMKKFENENIDGLLKTIKSIDKNLEILIKQKENIKLSRKDKKVISDNISHLYADKRAIIHKLNGLEYDLQQATKNYTSLIKKRDSIEWYLKQTGAYKEIDKRTNEAQELVIQKKLELNKAQLYIETTKGKLTFSSKIKKDTLYYLNDYLKDDSKKDINSLLYRLNTLETKMPKSKLVKEIKQLKKDLQGDKYKETVKADFIKVLHEINIKNKDIVLIDKKINTLIKKINNDKDVFVNEIKNIGFNINDFETFSKVYKVDHIKNTPANLKEFEKFKDLIDDITYQNLTQKIIENRLTNKSFEYTLQKAKITSLPIDMKLSLELDKKNIEVQILNIESFHKYLNNNIEEFSSINENINLDSFSKEAYKIIENQNYKEVFTEIENMKFENLSMEKNKNDFYKLFAVISNAKDAKDIDTLVEAYKLDSLSDKSQMIKDFGKALNVNPQNIKKNIWYNNTKQPPPEVWDKTNDFVLETMVHDYKEQFIEEYVNEISMEYLLFMSEKSDMSEELIQKNIDQFNKGLEDFKEEYFLNEEYQKNIESVKEHLKYGEFKSAREVIENSNLGEVDIKILDGYYEEHIDMFANDLELAASHINKENELEQKTYLLKDFVENDKYKYPPKKEQEFIKPKEIAKELETDLTPLVTIPTGTKEQLEPIDPTKYDKLKVQYVNKEKEFINKLIVTLDKSLNEQKVHDYKDMIFKASKTLSSELKRNVNQIEDIKRVLEEMPKNYKVEKKCLEENLNDFFSKANKTNDAVKQYIETIDKSDLDNKSKLEYKLGLYDELAKYRYSERITNVVPSIKNEMLDRGIEHFKLINKQLETPKIDKETKLELLDKSSQLLKDFNKLNPTWKQERTITKLHKEQVKNLKQRDMER, from the coding sequence ATGAGTTTAGCACAGGAATATGAAGAGTATGATAGAGCAGGTAAAAAAGCCAAAGCTTCTAGAAGTAAAATCATGTATTTTAAATCATTAGCACAATCTCAAATATCTTACTATGATGGTGTACCTACACCGGTGGTTTTTAAAATAATAAAAAGTGTAGATAAAGCAACTGGTAAAACAAATAGAAATGTAGGCTACTCAACGATGAAAGCTCTTGATTATTTAGCTCGTGATGTAGACGAACTTAATGAAGATGAAGCACTTGATAAAATAGAACAGATGGAACAAGATAGACCAGACTTTTTAGATAAAAATTTGGTTTTAGAATGTGATGATGGTAGAAAACTTGAATCAAAACAAGACAGGTTAATCTTATATAACGAATGGAAAGAAACTTTTACAAATAGAAAAAATGGTAAGGATTTTGAACATATTTTACTATCAACTAAAGAAACACCAGGTACTCATGATAAAGAAATTCTAGATGCAGCACGACAAACTTTATCTAAACAATTTGCAAAAGATGGTTATAACTATATATTTGTTTTACATAGAGATACAGAACATACCCATGTACATGCTATCGTCAGAGTACACAATGCTATGGAAGATAAGAGATTAGATATAAAAAAAGATGACATAAATAAGGTAAAAGATACATTTGCCAGTGAACTTCGTTCAAGAGGATTAAATTACGAGAATTTTATAAATTTTAATAAAATTTTAGGCATTAATAGCCAACTCAAATATCTACAACATAATGATTTAAGTTGGTTTCAATCAAACATGAAAAAGTTTGAAAATGAAAACATCGATGGACTACTTAAAACTATCAAAAGTATAGACAAAAATTTGGAAATTTTAATAAAACAAAAAGAAAATATAAAACTTTCAAGAAAAGATAAAAAAGTTATAAGTGATAATATAAGTCATTTATATGCAGATAAAAGAGCTATTATCCACAAGCTAAATGGCTTAGAGTATGATTTGCAACAGGCAACAAAGAATTATACGAGCTTGATAAAAAAAAGAGATAGCATAGAGTGGTATTTAAAACAAACAGGTGCTTATAAAGAAATAGATAAAAGAACTAATGAAGCTCAAGAGCTAGTTATTCAAAAGAAGCTTGAGCTAAATAAAGCTCAACTTTATATTGAAACTACAAAAGGTAAACTTACATTTAGCAGTAAGATAAAAAAAGATACTTTGTATTATTTAAATGACTATTTAAAGGATGATTCAAAAAAAGATATAAATAGTTTATTATATAGACTTAACACATTAGAAACAAAGATGCCAAAATCAAAACTAGTAAAAGAAATAAAACAACTAAAAAAAGATTTGCAAGGAGATAAATATAAAGAGACAGTCAAAGCAGATTTTATTAAGGTCTTACATGAAATTAATATTAAAAACAAAGATATCGTACTTATAGATAAAAAAATAAATACACTAATAAAAAAAATTAACAATGACAAAGATGTATTTGTTAACGAAATAAAAAATATAGGATTTAATATAAATGATTTTGAGACTTTTAGCAAAGTCTATAAAGTTGATCATATAAAAAATACTCCAGCTAATTTAAAAGAGTTTGAAAAATTTAAAGATTTAATTGATGATATAACTTATCAAAACTTAACTCAAAAGATAATAGAGAATAGATTAACAAATAAAAGTTTTGAATATACTCTGCAAAAAGCAAAAATAACATCACTCCCAATTGACATGAAATTATCACTAGAACTAGATAAAAAAAATATTGAAGTTCAAATTTTAAATATTGAAAGCTTTCATAAATATCTAAATAATAATATTGAAGAGTTTAGTAGCATAAATGAAAATATTAATTTAGATTCATTTTCCAAAGAAGCATATAAGATTATTGAAAATCAAAACTATAAAGAAGTTTTTACTGAAATAGAAAATATGAAATTTGAAAATTTATCTATGGAAAAGAATAAAAATGACTTTTATAAACTATTTGCTGTAATCTCAAATGCAAAAGATGCTAAAGATATTGATACACTGGTTGAAGCCTACAAATTAGATAGCCTTAGCGACAAAAGCCAAATGATAAAGGATTTTGGAAAAGCATTAAATGTAAATCCGCAAAATATTAAAAAAAATATTTGGTATAACAATACTAAACAACCACCGCCAGAAGTTTGGGATAAAACAAATGATTTTGTTTTAGAAACTATGGTGCATGATTATAAAGAACAGTTTATAGAAGAATATGTAAATGAAATTTCTATGGAGTACCTTTTATTTATGTCCGAAAAAAGCGATATGTCTGAAGAGCTTATTCAAAAAAATATAGACCAGTTTAACAAAGGATTAGAAGATTTTAAAGAAGAATACTTTTTAAATGAAGAATATCAAAAAAATATAGAATCAGTAAAAGAACACTTAAAATATGGAGAGTTCAAATCGGCTAGAGAAGTTATAGAAAATTCAAATCTTGGTGAGGTTGATATAAAGATTTTAGATGGCTATTATGAAGAGCATATTGATATGTTTGCTAATGATTTAGAGTTAGCAGCATCACATATTAATAAAGAAAATGAACTTGAACAGAAAACATATCTTTTAAAAGATTTTGTTGAAAATGATAAATATAAATATCCACCTAAGAAAGAACAAGAATTCATTAAGCCTAAAGAAATTGCAAAAGAGCTTGAGACTGATTTAACTCCGCTAGTGACAATACCAACAGGAACTAAAGAGCAACTAGAGCCGATTGATCCTACAAAGTATGACAAACTAAAAGTGCAATATGTTAATAAAGAAAAAGAGTTTATAAACAAACTCATCGTAACGCTCGATAAATCACTAAATGAGCAAAAGGTACATGATTATAAAGACATGATATTTAAAGCTTCTAAAACACTCTCCAGTGAACTCAAAAGAAATGTAAACCAAATTGAAGATATCAAGAGAGTATTAGAAGAGATGCCAAAAAATTACAAAGTCGAAAAGAAGTGTTTAGAAGAAAATTTAAATGATTTCTTTTCTAAAGCTAATAAAACTAATGATGCAGTAAAACAATATATAGAAACAATAGATAAAAGTGATTTAGATAATAAATCTAAACTAGAGTATAAATTAGGTTTATATGATGAGTTAGCTAAATACAGATATAGCGAACGAATAACAAATGTTGTACCAAGTATTAAAAATGAGATGCTAGATAGAGGGATAGAGCATTTTAAACTAATAAACAAGCAGTTGGAAACTCCAAAGATTGATAAAGAAACTAAATTAGAACTATTGGATAAATCATCACAACTATTAAAAGACTTTAATAAATTAAACCCTACTTGGAAGCAAGAACGAACTATTACTAAGTTACATAAAGAACAAGTAAAAAACCTAAAACAAAGAGATATGGAAAGATAA
- a CDS encoding type IV secretory system conjugative DNA transfer family protein, with translation MKILHRFYLFLFLLSTFTPILYLYSIHLIFQIDPLKLHLWQHVEALESIVNKTAQPIFRLSTIVAFVFPFLAFLPKKGVKGEHGSASFATASQIKKMKLFEKSGVVLGKFGNKLLRYNEKLAVLVLAPPGEGKTAGIAIPNLLTHEGSAFVLDVKGELYNKTNEYRKKEFGSKIYKFNPASLETMKFNPFDKSIFQYLQWHEKEEIIDQIGYLIYQQKEHHDHWMEEGRSMFVMFVLYLTFKNGFTSIPDVRELIISDFSKLYGEEYQFEDETEAMLYFIREDMLKDEALPLRIREEAVSLLRKVDKELSGVISSCKSPLNIFATTTVRECFRANDLIIEDFRQESSTLYITIAEKDLERLATVNRIFIDFNLRKLLSKEPKKSDLDILGMFDEFPRFGKIPYLVDLPELGRSYKIISFLIAQDYGQIELLYGKAYISKINTSTAYKVIFPQTNAETAEMTSKYIGDFTRETRSESRSAGANGHTNKSLSTQLSGQALISKQDILNMNDGQIYILVKNYYKHPIKAKPYLYFEDRKLKKLVPHDEDK, from the coding sequence ATGAAAATTCTACATAGATTTTATTTATTTTTATTTTTACTATCTACTTTCACACCTATATTATACTTATATAGCATACATCTTATATTTCAAATAGATCCACTTAAGTTACACCTTTGGCAACATGTTGAAGCTCTTGAGAGTATAGTAAATAAAACAGCACAACCAATATTTAGACTATCTACTATTGTTGCTTTTGTATTTCCTTTTTTAGCCTTTTTACCAAAAAAAGGGGTAAAAGGCGAACATGGTAGTGCAAGTTTTGCAACTGCTTCACAAATAAAAAAAATGAAATTGTTTGAAAAATCAGGTGTTGTTTTAGGTAAATTTGGAAATAAACTATTGAGATATAATGAAAAATTAGCTGTTTTGGTATTGGCTCCTCCAGGAGAAGGAAAAACAGCCGGTATTGCTATACCAAATTTACTGACTCATGAGGGTTCTGCTTTTGTGCTTGATGTAAAAGGAGAGCTTTATAATAAAACAAATGAATATAGAAAAAAAGAGTTTGGATCTAAAATTTATAAATTCAATCCCGCATCTTTAGAAACGATGAAATTTAATCCATTTGATAAATCAATTTTTCAATATTTACAATGGCATGAAAAAGAAGAGATTATAGACCAAATTGGATATTTAATTTATCAACAAAAAGAACACCATGATCATTGGATGGAAGAAGGTAGAAGTATGTTTGTAATGTTTGTCTTATATTTAACTTTCAAAAATGGATTTACTTCAATACCAGATGTTAGAGAGTTGATAATATCTGATTTTAGTAAGTTATATGGTGAAGAGTATCAATTTGAAGATGAAACAGAAGCTATGTTGTATTTTATTAGAGAAGACATGCTAAAAGACGAAGCCCTACCTTTAAGAATAAGAGAAGAAGCTGTATCACTTTTAAGGAAAGTTGATAAAGAGCTCTCCGGTGTAATATCATCATGTAAATCACCACTTAATATATTTGCTACTACAACGGTTAGAGAATGTTTTAGAGCAAATGATTTAATTATTGAAGATTTTAGACAAGAATCATCAACTCTTTATATTACAATAGCTGAAAAAGATTTGGAAAGATTAGCGACTGTTAATAGGATTTTCATTGACTTTAATTTAAGAAAATTATTATCAAAAGAACCTAAAAAGAGTGATTTAGATATTTTAGGCATGTTTGACGAGTTCCCTCGTTTTGGTAAAATTCCTTATTTAGTGGATTTGCCGGAACTAGGTCGTAGTTATAAAATAATATCATTTCTAATAGCACAAGATTATGGTCAGATAGAGTTACTATATGGTAAAGCATATATTAGTAAAATAAACACTTCTACTGCATATAAAGTTATCTTCCCACAAACAAATGCAGAAACAGCTGAAATGACAAGTAAGTATATTGGTGATTTTACAAGAGAAACGAGAAGTGAAAGTAGATCAGCTGGAGCTAATGGTCATACAAACAAAAGTTTATCTACTCAACTCTCAGGACAAGCCCTGATATCAAAGCAAGATATCTTAAATATGAATGATGGTCAAATTTATATACTTGTTAAGAACTATTACAAACATCCAATTAAAGCAAAACCATATTTATATTTTGAAGATAGAAAATTAAAAAAACTTGTTCCCCATGATGAAGATAAATAA
- a CDS encoding ATPase, T2SS/T4P/T4SS family — translation MEELIAVKTSLFNALIEFININYRVVTIEDSPELNIPHRNKTQLLISKSGSNISQTTYKEATDISTRIRPTVLLVGELDTNNTSTFLRLGNTGHKGMIATLHANTPLDAITALESNLGHTKNPISLKAMHNLMRSGVDHIIQMYHHQIVEIMPMKELLKENQL, via the coding sequence CTGGAGGAACTAATAGCGGTTAAAACATCACTGTTTAATGCTTTAATAGAGTTTATAAATATAAATTATAGAGTTGTAACTATTGAAGATTCTCCAGAGCTGAATATACCTCATAGAAATAAAACACAACTTCTAATCTCAAAAAGTGGTTCAAATATTTCTCAAACTACATATAAAGAGGCTACAGATATTTCCACGAGAATAAGGCCAACAGTTTTACTTGTTGGTGAACTTGACACCAACAACACATCAACATTCTTAAGACTAGGTAACACAGGTCACAAAGGAATGATAGCTACATTACATGCGAATACACCATTAGATGCAATAACTGCACTAGAGTCAAATTTAGGACATACAAAGAATCCTATTTCACTAAAAGCGATGCACAATCTTATGCGAAGTGGTGTTGATCATATTATTCAAATGTATCACCACCAAATAGTAGAAATTATGCCTATGAAAGAATTATTAAAGGAGAACCAACTATGA